The following proteins are co-located in the Dromiciops gliroides isolate mDroGli1 chromosome 2, mDroGli1.pri, whole genome shotgun sequence genome:
- the MCFD2 gene encoding multiple coagulation factor deficiency protein 2 isoform X2: MDISSPRMLRATLLCCLLGAFGTLRAGAEEHVDGHAGVRLDKNMVQDKEHIMEHLEGVIEKTESEMSPQELQLHYFKMHDYDGNNLLDGLELATAISHVHKEEGGEQAPAMKEEELMNLIDDVLKDDDKNNDGYIDYAEFAKSLE, translated from the exons ATGGACATAAGCTCCCCAAGGATGCTTAGAGCCACTCTCCTGTGCTGCCTCCTTGGGGCATTTGGCACCCTGAGGGCTGGGGCAGAAGAGCACGTGGATGGCCATGCTGGAGTTCGCCTGGATAAGAACATGGTGCAGGACAAAGA GCACATCATGGAACATCTAGAGGGTGTCATTGAGAAAACAGAGTCGGAGATGTCTccacaggagctgcagctccatTACTTCAAGATGCATGACTACGATGGCAATAATTTGCTCGATGGCTTAGAACTCGCTACTGCTATCTCTCACGTCCACAAGGAG GAAGGAGGGGAGCAGGCACCAGCCATGAAGGAAGAAGAACTGATGAACTTGATAGATGATGTTTTAAAGGATGATGACAAGAACAATGACGGCTACATTGACTATGCTGAATTTGCAAAATCACTGGAATAA
- the MCFD2 gene encoding multiple coagulation factor deficiency protein 2 isoform X1 produces MDISSPRMLRATLLCCLLGAFGTLRAGAEEHVDGHAGVRLDKNMVQDKEHIMEHLEGVIEKTESEMSPQELQLHYFKMHDYDGNNLLDGLELATAISHVHKEKEEPEEMNGSTQKEGGEQAPAMKEEELMNLIDDVLKDDDKNNDGYIDYAEFAKSLE; encoded by the exons ATGGACATAAGCTCCCCAAGGATGCTTAGAGCCACTCTCCTGTGCTGCCTCCTTGGGGCATTTGGCACCCTGAGGGCTGGGGCAGAAGAGCACGTGGATGGCCATGCTGGAGTTCGCCTGGATAAGAACATGGTGCAGGACAAAGA GCACATCATGGAACATCTAGAGGGTGTCATTGAGAAAACAGAGTCGGAGATGTCTccacaggagctgcagctccatTACTTCAAGATGCATGACTACGATGGCAATAATTTGCTCGATGGCTTAGAACTCGCTACTGCTATCTCTCACGTCCACAAGGAG AAGGAAGAACCAGAAGAAATgaatggaagtactcaaaag GAAGGAGGGGAGCAGGCACCAGCCATGAAGGAAGAAGAACTGATGAACTTGATAGATGATGTTTTAAAGGATGATGACAAGAACAATGACGGCTACATTGACTATGCTGAATTTGCAAAATCACTGGAATAA